The Chryseolinea soli genome contains a region encoding:
- a CDS encoding SusC/RagA family TonB-linked outer membrane protein, with amino-acid sequence MKKRLLYLSVIFVMIGFTAYGQTVTGTVTSSSDASALPGVSVLLKGSTTGTTTDSDGHFTIQVPEGDNSATLVFSFIGFASQEVQVGGRTTFDVALETDMTQLGEVVVTALGISREKKALGYATSTISSDQITAAGNTNFASALYGKAPGVRITTAPGGATSAVNVQIRGINSINAKGNQPLYVVDGVMIRNMEQSPTGTNNGGYWDDQKIRGNGILDINPADIESLNILKGASAAALYGSEASNGVIVITTKKGTKHNGLGVDFNYNFTVEKVAFTPKYQNTYGPGYDRETNTTAFGANEEGFIPTDVDGDGVNETVRPIFRAWAQFGPRMDGRQVAWWDGSTRAYSAQPDNYKDLYRTGSSSNFNIAVSNSTDRGSFRLSYTRLDYKGISRGSDLGRNTFNLNSTVKLSNKVSADIVVNYINNKIHNRPEQINRLAANYGGFFSRADYMDVYLNKYQTSQGYKYVTYDQPQKNPAEAIKYNIRAVDLLEYLWRNVRDNDDEYQDRIISSTTLNYEIAKGLKLRGRVGNDFTSVRNEIERHNEYPTSFNTSSSTGSYSLSTGRYSIFYTDALLTYSKDLNQDFAFSVMGGFQSRSQNYIDQKSSTEGGLVQENWFSLNNSYGVKSTSSARTKATMYAYLGMVNLSFKEYLYLEATARQEYTSTLPPGHNGYFYPSANLGFVFSDAFQLPSFISLGKIRVSQARIANGSSPYAANIVYSQQTLATTQGTVTQLQAANNYGNSNIAPERKTETELGLEMAFFQNKLGLDATVYKNTIKDQIIDQSLAPSNGASSVLANLGELSSKGIEIGLSATPYNSGNFRWDTRFSFAKSVTRVMKLAPGMDEMTFYNADAGAVLIKAKAGDVLGDIYTHTRDKDSNGNYIINSDGYYQMSTGNNYEKVGNVLPKGVGGWSNTLTYKGFGLNFLIDYRYGGQLVSAPHLYAYGAGMYESTMQYRDAAHGGLSYNVDGSGNKVLATNGQYNDGLILDGVTTTGEKNTKILDAANYYINSYYWASGWYEKEGVLKNDYIKMREVSLTYNLPRSIAQKLRFQNLKVSVIGRNLFYLYRTMKDLDPEVAIGSSWQRQGIDEGSLAATRSLGFSLNGSF; translated from the coding sequence ATGAAAAAACGACTACTGTATTTGTCGGTCATTTTTGTGATGATCGGCTTCACCGCCTATGGCCAAACGGTCACCGGAACGGTTACTTCATCTTCGGATGCAAGTGCGTTACCGGGCGTATCCGTGTTGCTGAAGGGCTCAACCACCGGAACCACCACGGATTCCGATGGACATTTCACCATCCAGGTTCCGGAAGGTGATAACAGCGCCACGCTGGTCTTCTCTTTTATTGGATTTGCATCGCAGGAAGTCCAGGTTGGCGGAAGAACAACCTTCGACGTCGCCCTGGAAACGGACATGACCCAGTTGGGCGAGGTTGTGGTCACCGCACTGGGTATCTCGCGCGAAAAGAAAGCGCTGGGCTATGCCACCAGCACCATCAGCTCCGACCAGATCACGGCCGCGGGCAACACCAACTTTGCCTCTGCTTTATATGGAAAGGCGCCCGGGGTTAGAATCACCACCGCGCCCGGCGGTGCCACCAGCGCCGTGAACGTGCAGATCCGGGGCATCAACTCCATCAATGCGAAAGGCAACCAACCCCTCTATGTTGTCGATGGCGTGATGATCCGCAACATGGAGCAGTCGCCCACCGGCACCAACAACGGTGGATACTGGGACGACCAGAAGATCCGTGGAAACGGTATTCTCGATATTAACCCGGCCGACATCGAGTCACTCAACATCCTGAAAGGCGCCAGCGCCGCCGCCCTTTACGGGTCGGAAGCTTCCAACGGCGTGATCGTGATCACGACGAAGAAAGGCACCAAGCATAATGGTCTTGGGGTAGATTTCAATTATAATTTTACCGTGGAAAAGGTGGCTTTCACTCCCAAGTATCAAAACACCTATGGCCCGGGCTACGACCGGGAAACCAACACCACGGCATTTGGCGCCAATGAAGAAGGCTTTATCCCGACCGATGTCGATGGCGACGGCGTGAACGAAACCGTTCGCCCCATCTTCCGCGCATGGGCTCAATTCGGTCCCCGCATGGATGGCCGCCAGGTTGCATGGTGGGATGGCAGCACAAGGGCGTATTCCGCGCAGCCGGACAACTACAAAGATCTTTATCGCACGGGCTCAAGCTCCAACTTCAACATTGCCGTATCGAACAGCACCGATCGCGGTTCTTTCCGCCTCTCGTATACCCGCCTGGACTATAAAGGCATCTCGCGCGGTTCAGACCTGGGACGGAACACCTTTAACTTGAACAGCACCGTGAAGCTGAGCAATAAAGTATCGGCCGACATCGTGGTGAACTATATCAACAACAAAATTCACAATCGCCCCGAGCAGATCAACCGACTCGCAGCCAACTACGGCGGCTTCTTCAGCCGCGCCGACTACATGGATGTTTACCTGAACAAATACCAGACTTCGCAAGGCTATAAATATGTTACCTACGATCAGCCGCAGAAAAACCCTGCTGAGGCGATCAAGTATAACATTCGCGCCGTCGATTTGCTGGAATACCTCTGGAGAAACGTGCGCGACAACGACGACGAATACCAGGACCGCATCATTTCCAGCACCACGCTGAATTATGAGATCGCCAAAGGACTGAAGCTGAGAGGCCGCGTGGGTAACGATTTTACCAGCGTGCGCAACGAGATCGAACGACACAATGAATATCCCACATCCTTCAACACGTCGTCGTCAACCGGAAGTTATTCCTTGTCGACAGGCCGGTATTCTATTTTTTACACCGATGCGCTCTTGACCTATTCGAAGGACCTCAACCAAGACTTCGCATTTTCGGTGATGGGCGGCTTCCAATCGCGTTCGCAAAACTACATCGATCAGAAATCGAGCACGGAAGGTGGCTTGGTGCAGGAAAACTGGTTTAGTCTCAACAACTCCTATGGCGTGAAGTCCACTTCTTCGGCGCGTACGAAGGCCACCATGTATGCCTACCTGGGTATGGTGAACTTAAGCTTTAAAGAATACCTGTATTTAGAAGCCACGGCGCGCCAGGAATATACCTCCACGCTGCCCCCCGGCCACAACGGCTATTTCTATCCCAGCGCTAACCTTGGCTTTGTATTCTCCGATGCATTCCAATTGCCGTCTTTCATAAGCTTGGGTAAGATCCGCGTTTCGCAGGCGCGCATTGCCAACGGCTCGTCGCCCTATGCGGCCAACATTGTATACTCGCAGCAGACACTCGCCACCACCCAAGGTACGGTCACCCAACTGCAGGCCGCCAACAACTATGGTAACAGCAACATTGCGCCGGAGCGCAAGACGGAAACGGAGTTGGGCTTGGAAATGGCTTTCTTCCAAAACAAACTCGGCCTCGATGCCACGGTTTATAAGAACACCATCAAAGACCAGATCATCGATCAAAGTCTTGCGCCCAGCAACGGTGCTTCGTCGGTGTTGGCCAACCTGGGCGAGTTGTCGTCCAAGGGCATTGAAATCGGGTTGTCGGCAACACCCTACAACAGCGGCAATTTCCGTTGGGACACGCGATTCAGCTTTGCGAAAAGCGTTACCCGTGTGATGAAGCTTGCTCCCGGCATGGATGAAATGACGTTCTACAATGCCGATGCCGGCGCAGTGCTCATCAAAGCGAAGGCAGGTGATGTGCTGGGCGACATCTATACCCACACACGCGATAAAGATAGCAACGGTAACTACATCATTAACAGCGACGGATATTACCAGATGTCCACAGGCAATAACTATGAAAAAGTAGGCAACGTGTTGCCGAAAGGCGTAGGCGGATGGTCGAACACGTTGACCTATAAAGGCTTCGGGCTCAATTTTCTGATCGACTACCGTTATGGTGGACAACTGGTTTCGGCTCCTCACTTGTATGCCTATGGTGCCGGCATGTACGAAAGCACCATGCAATACCGCGATGCCGCGCACGGCGGATTGTCGTACAACGTCGACGGTTCCGGCAACAAAGTGCTGGCCACCAACGGTCAATACAACGACGGCCTTATCCTTGATGGCGTAACGACCACCGGTGAGAAGAATACCAAGATCTTGGATGCAGCCAACTATTACATCAACTCATACTACTGGGCTTCCGGCTGGTATGAGAAAGAAGGCGTGCTGAAGAACGACTACATCAAGATGCGCGAAGTGTCGTTGACCTATAACTTGCCGAGAAGTATCGCGCAAAAGTTGCGCTTCCAAAACCTGAAAGTGTCGGTCATTGGCCGCAACCTGTTCTACTTGTACAGGACCATGAAGGATCTCGATCCTGAAGTAGCCATCGGATCCAGCTGGCAACGGCAAGGCATCGACGAAGGCTCGCTGGCAGCGACACGCAGTCTTGGCTTCTCTCTCAATGGCAGCTTCTAA
- a CDS encoding SusD/RagB family nutrient-binding outer membrane lipoprotein encodes MNLQKYIAGIIAAAFVAACATSCQDRLEEQYQNPEKTTNASIDKFFTKMLDNRRVRADYWNIRTLLVMHPAVYTNIVSYPNTPKRYQEQLSYLNDYWKDYFTPNGDGVAGIVPHMREIEKQYATLSAEDKVKADVFLNAARIVYYDQTSQVVDLFGDIPFSEAGMLNLTGETKAPKFDSADEIYNALIAGLKESAAYFATASLDPLVASSFGKQDMLLQGSLDKWERYANSIRLRLLMRISFQNEQKAKTEILEMLNAPGDYPLVDETTNNILLSPLTTYTDYMRNAVTELESHLAPEYLMENVLRPANDPRIRVLFDKNVNTKTKVPNADYYSMPANIPSTDQETNIAAGKYAVLDSTTFMFNTKFPGIVITAAEVNFIRAEAFERWGSTAQAQTAYEKAVKQAVDFVFYLNNVGATFRGVPAEDALTPTEVSDLLASATVAYTGTTDEKLAKIWTQKWVDFGFMQSIQGWSEVRRTKYPQLTFVPDTGTPGSVNPPSRLLYPDSEKVYNATNYESVQSKDTRDTKIFWDVH; translated from the coding sequence ATGAACTTACAAAAATATATAGCGGGAATTATCGCTGCCGCTTTTGTCGCGGCGTGCGCAACCTCGTGCCAGGACCGGCTCGAAGAACAATATCAAAATCCGGAGAAAACCACGAATGCCTCCATCGACAAATTCTTCACCAAGATGCTCGACAACCGCCGTGTGCGTGCTGACTATTGGAACATTCGTACGCTCCTCGTCATGCACCCCGCCGTTTACACCAACATCGTGAGCTATCCCAACACACCGAAGCGTTATCAGGAACAGTTGAGCTACCTCAACGACTATTGGAAAGATTATTTTACGCCCAATGGCGATGGCGTGGCAGGCATCGTACCCCACATGCGTGAGATCGAGAAACAATACGCCACCCTGTCGGCTGAAGACAAGGTCAAGGCCGATGTATTCCTGAATGCGGCGCGGATCGTTTATTATGATCAGACCTCGCAAGTGGTGGACTTGTTTGGCGACATTCCCTTTTCAGAAGCGGGCATGCTGAACCTTACAGGCGAAACCAAGGCGCCAAAGTTTGATAGTGCGGATGAAATCTACAATGCGCTGATCGCAGGCTTGAAGGAATCCGCTGCCTATTTTGCAACGGCTAGCCTTGACCCGCTGGTTGCCTCCTCTTTTGGAAAACAAGATATGTTGCTTCAGGGAAGTTTGGATAAATGGGAACGCTATGCCAACTCGATCCGTCTCCGTTTGTTGATGCGCATTTCTTTCCAGAATGAACAAAAGGCCAAGACCGAGATCCTGGAGATGCTGAATGCGCCCGGTGACTATCCTTTGGTGGACGAAACCACAAACAACATCTTACTATCGCCGTTGACCACCTATACCGATTACATGCGCAACGCCGTCACGGAACTCGAGTCGCACCTCGCCCCGGAATACCTGATGGAAAATGTTCTGAGACCGGCCAACGATCCCCGCATCCGCGTGCTGTTTGATAAGAACGTGAATACGAAAACGAAAGTACCGAACGCAGACTACTACAGCATGCCGGCGAACATTCCTTCGACCGACCAGGAAACCAATATCGCAGCGGGTAAGTATGCTGTTCTGGACTCTACAACGTTCATGTTCAACACCAAATTCCCCGGTATTGTGATCACCGCCGCCGAAGTGAACTTCATCAGGGCAGAGGCTTTCGAACGCTGGGGAAGCACGGCACAGGCACAGACTGCCTATGAGAAGGCCGTCAAGCAAGCCGTCGACTTTGTTTTTTACCTCAACAATGTCGGAGCGACCTTCAGGGGTGTGCCCGCGGAAGACGCACTCACACCCACCGAAGTCTCTGACTTGCTGGCAAGCGCCACCGTGGCCTACACCGGAACGACAGACGAAAAGCTCGCGAAGATCTGGACCCAAAAATGGGTGGACTTCGGCTTCATGCAGTCCATTCAGGGCTGGTCGGAAGTGAGAAGGACAAAATATCCCCAGCTCACGTTCGTGCCCGACACCGGCACACCGGGCTCGGTCAATCCTCCTTCACGTCTGCTCTATCCCGATTCCGAGAAGGTTTACAACGCCACAAACTACGAGTCGGTGCAATCCAAAGACACCCGCGATACCAAAATATTCTGGGACGTACATTAG
- a CDS encoding aspartate/glutamate racemase family protein, translating into MNTSKKQNTLSRRKLISTLGMACFTLPAAHSFATQPNPNMRAPGTGGMKTIGILGGLGPQATLDLEAQIHLASQRLIPPQINSGYPPLLVAYHRRPPFVVKGDALVFPLQPDPELLELAKQLGAVVDFMIIASNGAHLVQKEIEEASGRKVLSMIDVTLQEVARRNWRTVGVAGFKNAMVYIQKFKALGLIPATIDEALQQKLDASIMRVMEGRDTAEDHAVALEVVSQLRKQNVDGIIPGCTEIPLLLKENLDSVGFVHPIQLLAEAAVKQAMI; encoded by the coding sequence ATGAACACCTCCAAAAAACAAAATACCCTAAGCCGTCGCAAGCTCATCAGCACACTGGGCATGGCGTGTTTCACCCTGCCCGCTGCCCATTCATTCGCCACTCAACCCAACCCAAACATGAGAGCGCCGGGCACGGGCGGCATGAAGACCATCGGCATACTGGGTGGTCTGGGACCACAAGCCACGCTCGACCTGGAGGCGCAGATCCATCTTGCCTCGCAACGACTGATCCCTCCCCAGATCAACAGCGGGTACCCGCCGCTCCTCGTGGCCTATCACCGCCGTCCGCCGTTTGTGGTGAAAGGTGATGCCCTCGTGTTCCCCCTCCAACCTGATCCCGAACTGTTGGAGCTTGCCAAGCAACTGGGTGCCGTGGTGGACTTTATGATCATCGCATCCAATGGTGCACACCTCGTTCAAAAGGAAATAGAAGAAGCTTCGGGGAGAAAGGTATTGAGTATGATCGACGTTACCTTGCAAGAAGTGGCGCGACGGAACTGGCGCACGGTGGGTGTGGCCGGATTTAAAAATGCGATGGTATACATTCAAAAGTTTAAGGCCCTGGGATTGATCCCCGCGACCATCGATGAAGCGTTGCAACAAAAACTGGATGCCTCCATCATGCGGGTCATGGAAGGGCGCGACACCGCCGAAGATCATGCCGTTGCGCTCGAGGTGGTGTCGCAGTTGCGCAAGCAAAATGTCGACGGCATCATTCCCGGGTGCACGGAGATCCCACTTTTATTAAAAGAAAATCTGGACAGTGTCGGCTTTGTTCATCCCATTCAATTACTGGCGGAGGCCGCGGTGAAGCAAGCCATGATCTGA
- a CDS encoding class I SAM-dependent methyltransferase has protein sequence MKINLGNLKNLAHEVDAAPAGWFKKWFDSSFYHQLYAHRSQKEAADFINELLDKLQPEPAARMLDLGCGAGRHAKFLASKGFSVTGLDLAGSSIQAARQYETTNLQFYRHDMRVPFGASYFDYVFNFFTSFGYFDTDAENHDVIRNIANTLKPGGILVMDYLNVAYSEAHLVPREEKEIDGVAYHISRHADEKHFYKKIVIDNLQADGPFEYTERVAKLSLNDFQVLFEVHGLILLTVFGDYQLNDYDVATSPRLILHAQKKTK, from the coding sequence ATGAAGATCAACCTGGGAAATTTGAAAAACCTCGCGCACGAAGTTGACGCCGCCCCTGCGGGTTGGTTCAAGAAATGGTTCGACTCCTCCTTCTACCACCAACTCTATGCACACCGCAGCCAAAAGGAAGCCGCGGATTTTATAAACGAGTTGCTGGACAAGCTCCAGCCCGAACCTGCGGCCCGCATGCTCGACCTCGGCTGTGGCGCAGGTCGCCATGCCAAGTTTCTGGCTTCGAAGGGATTCAGTGTCACCGGTCTTGACTTGGCCGGGTCCAGCATCCAGGCGGCGCGGCAATATGAGACCACCAATCTCCAATTCTATCGCCACGATATGCGCGTGCCCTTTGGGGCAAGCTACTTCGATTATGTCTTCAACTTCTTCACCAGCTTCGGCTACTTCGACACCGATGCCGAGAACCACGACGTGATCCGAAATATTGCGAACACACTGAAACCGGGTGGCATCCTAGTGATGGACTACCTGAATGTGGCTTATTCTGAAGCGCACCTCGTGCCCCGCGAAGAAAAAGAGATCGACGGTGTCGCCTATCACATCAGCCGGCATGCTGACGAGAAGCATTTCTATAAAAAGATCGTGATCGACAACCTGCAGGCCGACGGACCTTTCGAATACACCGAACGGGTAGCCAAACTTTCACTGAACGATTTTCAAGTCCTCTTTGAAGTGCACGGTTTGATCTTGCTCACCGTATTCGGCGACTACCAACTGAACGACTACGACGTTGCCACGTCACCCCGATTGATCCTTCACGCTCAAAAGAAAACGAAATGA